Proteins encoded within one genomic window of Zavarzinia compransoris:
- the groL gene encoding chaperonin GroEL (60 kDa chaperone family; promotes refolding of misfolded polypeptides especially under stressful conditions; forms two stacked rings of heptamers to form a barrel-shaped 14mer; ends can be capped by GroES; misfolded proteins enter the barrel where they are refolded when GroES binds), whose product MAAKDVKFAGEAREKILRGVDILANAVKVTLGPKGRNVVIDKSFGAPRITKDGVTVAKEIELADRFENLGAQLVREVATKTADLAGDGTTTATVLAQAIVREGAKAVAAGLNPLDLKRGIDRAVAAVVADVQARAKKVSTNGEIAQVGTISANGDAEIGKIIAQAVEKVGNEGVITVEEAKSLQTELDVVEGLQFDRGYLSPYFVTNAEKLTAELENPYILIHEKKLTALQPLLPLLESVVQSGRPLLIIAEDVEGEALATLVVNKLRGGLKIAAVKAPGFGDRRKAILEDIAILTNGQVISEDVGIKLETVNLSFLGSAKKIRITKDDTTVVAGAGRKALIEARAAQIKAQIAETTSDYDREKLQERLAKIAGGVALIRVGGATEVEVKEKKDRVDDAVHATRAAIEEGIVPGGGITLFYGARAIDKLKPGNDDERAGIEIVRKALQAPVRQIAENSGTDGSIVVGKLLESKSTAWGYDAQKGEFTDLLKAGIIDPAKVVRVALQDAASVAGLLITTEALITEKPEKKAPAAPAGGPGGGDFDF is encoded by the coding sequence ATGGCAGCCAAGGACGTTAAATTTGCCGGCGAAGCGCGCGAAAAGATCCTGCGCGGCGTCGACATCCTCGCCAACGCGGTGAAGGTGACGCTGGGGCCGAAGGGCCGCAATGTCGTCATCGACAAGTCGTTCGGCGCCCCCCGCATCACCAAGGACGGCGTTACCGTCGCCAAGGAGATCGAACTGGCCGACCGCTTCGAGAACCTGGGCGCCCAGCTCGTCCGCGAGGTGGCGACCAAGACCGCCGATCTCGCCGGTGACGGCACCACCACCGCGACCGTGCTCGCCCAGGCCATCGTCCGCGAGGGCGCCAAGGCCGTGGCCGCCGGCCTCAACCCCCTCGACCTCAAGCGCGGCATCGATCGCGCGGTCGCGGCCGTGGTCGCCGACGTGCAGGCCCGGGCCAAGAAAGTCTCGACCAATGGGGAAATCGCCCAGGTCGGCACGATTTCCGCCAATGGCGACGCCGAGATCGGCAAGATCATCGCCCAGGCGGTGGAAAAGGTCGGCAACGAGGGCGTGATCACGGTCGAGGAGGCGAAGAGCCTGCAAACCGAACTCGACGTGGTCGAGGGCCTGCAATTCGATCGCGGCTATCTCTCGCCCTATTTCGTCACCAATGCCGAGAAGCTGACCGCGGAACTGGAAAACCCCTATATCCTGATCCACGAGAAGAAGCTGACCGCGCTCCAGCCGCTGCTGCCCCTGCTCGAATCCGTCGTGCAGTCCGGCCGCCCGCTGCTGATCATCGCCGAGGATGTGGAAGGCGAGGCGCTGGCGACCCTGGTGGTCAACAAGCTGCGCGGCGGCCTGAAGATCGCCGCCGTGAAGGCGCCCGGCTTCGGCGACCGCCGCAAGGCGATCCTCGAGGACATCGCCATCCTGACCAACGGCCAGGTGATCTCGGAAGACGTGGGCATCAAGCTCGAGACCGTGAACCTGTCGTTCCTCGGCAGCGCCAAGAAGATCCGCATCACCAAGGACGACACCACCGTTGTCGCCGGCGCCGGCAGGAAGGCGCTGATCGAGGCCCGCGCGGCCCAGATCAAGGCCCAGATCGCCGAAACCACCTCGGACTACGACCGCGAGAAATTGCAGGAGCGCCTGGCGAAGATTGCCGGCGGCGTCGCCCTGATCCGCGTCGGCGGCGCGACCGAGGTCGAGGTGAAGGAGAAGAAGGACCGGGTCGACGATGCGGTGCATGCGACCCGCGCCGCGATCGAGGAAGGCATCGTCCCGGGCGGCGGCATCACCCTGTTCTACGGTGCCCGCGCCATCGACAAGCTGAAGCCGGGCAATGACGACGAGCGCGCCGGCATCGAGATCGTGCGCAAGGCCCTCCAGGCGCCGGTGCGCCAGATCGCCGAGAACTCGGGCACCGACGGCTCGATCGTGGTCGGCAAGCTGCTCGAATCGAAGAGCACCGCCTGGGGTTACGACGCGCAGAAGGGCGAATTCACCGACCTGCTCAAGGCCGGCATCATCGACCCCGCCAAGGTCGTGCGCGTCGCCTTGCAGGATGCGGCCTCGGTCGCCGGCCTGCTGATCACGACGGAAGCCCTGATCACCGAAAAGCCCGAGAAGAAGGCGCCGGCCGCGCCGGCAGGCGGCCCGGGCGGCGGCGACTTCGACTTCTGA
- a CDS encoding co-chaperone GroES, which produces MSFRPLHDRVVVRRLEQVERTAGGIIIPDTAKEKPQEGEIVAVGSGLRDEAGRLQPLDVKPGDRVLFGKWSGTEVKIDGEDLLILKEADIIGLFAPAAPAPAAKTATATAAAAKVAKPAAKKRA; this is translated from the coding sequence ATGTCGTTCCGCCCTCTTCACGACCGGGTGGTCGTGCGCCGTCTCGAACAGGTCGAGCGTACCGCCGGCGGCATCATCATCCCCGACACCGCCAAGGAGAAGCCGCAGGAAGGCGAGATCGTCGCCGTCGGTTCCGGTCTTCGCGACGAGGCGGGCCGGTTGCAGCCGCTCGACGTGAAGCCGGGCGACCGGGTGCTGTTCGGCAAGTGGTCGGGCACCGAGGTGAAGATCGACGGCGAGGATCTGCTGATCCTGAAGGAAGCCGACATCATCGGCCTGTTCGCGCCGGCCGCCCCCGCCCCCGCGGCGAAGACCGCTACCGCCACGGCGGCGGCGGCCAAGGTGGCGAAGCCGGCCGCGAAGAAGCGCGCCTGA
- a CDS encoding LLM class flavin-dependent oxidoreductase gives MATVEIIGLIAGHEHQSSEPYVSTPEFLNPAYVRRIAQVHEAAGFDRALIGWVSSYPDGLQIATHAAAATSRLKFLVAHRPGFQAPTNAARAFATFDRFYPGRAAIHVISGGDDVEQQRDGDYLGHGERYARTDEYVEILKKIWNSNNAPVDHEGRYYRFKGALFNIEPEYRPRFPIYFGGASEAALRVAARHADVYALFGEDHAGVADQIARVRAAAAAHGRRPRFSISFRPIVADTEQEAWDRAHALLDRTIARRRERGLSDPAEPQAVGSRRLLATAAKGEVLDKRLFTALARVTGAGGNITALVGTAEQVSDALLDYYRLGADAFILRGFDSAGDAEIYGAGLIPLLREKVAAESPRALSA, from the coding sequence ATGGCGACCGTGGAGATCATCGGCCTGATCGCCGGGCATGAGCATCAGTCGAGCGAGCCCTATGTCTCGACGCCGGAATTCCTGAACCCCGCCTATGTCCGCCGGATCGCCCAGGTCCATGAGGCGGCGGGGTTCGACCGGGCGCTGATCGGCTGGGTCTCGTCCTACCCGGACGGCCTCCAGATCGCGACCCATGCGGCGGCGGCGACCAGCCGGCTGAAGTTCCTGGTCGCCCATCGCCCGGGCTTCCAGGCGCCGACCAACGCCGCCCGCGCCTTCGCCACCTTCGACCGCTTCTATCCCGGCCGCGCCGCCATCCATGTGATTTCCGGCGGCGACGACGTCGAACAGCAGCGCGACGGCGACTATCTGGGCCATGGCGAGCGCTACGCCCGCACCGACGAATATGTCGAGATCCTGAAGAAGATCTGGAACAGCAACAATGCCCCGGTCGACCACGAGGGGCGCTACTACCGCTTCAAGGGCGCCCTTTTCAACATCGAGCCCGAGTATCGCCCGCGCTTTCCGATCTATTTCGGCGGCGCGTCCGAAGCCGCCCTTCGGGTCGCGGCGCGCCATGCCGATGTCTACGCCCTGTTCGGCGAGGATCATGCGGGCGTCGCCGACCAGATCGCCCGGGTGAGAGCCGCGGCCGCCGCCCACGGCCGGCGCCCCCGCTTCTCGATCTCGTTCCGGCCGATCGTCGCCGACACGGAACAGGAAGCCTGGGACCGGGCCCATGCCCTGCTCGACCGCACCATCGCCCGCCGCCGCGAACGGGGCCTCAGCGATCCGGCCGAACCGCAGGCGGTCGGCTCCCGGCGCCTGCTGGCGACGGCGGCCAAGGGCGAGGTGCTGGACAAGCGCCTGTTCACCGCCCTCGCCAGGGTGACCGGCGCCGGCGGCAATATCACCGCCCTGGTCGGGACGGCCGAACAGGTGTCGGACGCCCTGCTCGACTATTACCGGCTGGGGGCCGACGCCTTCATCCTGCGCGGCTTCGATTCCGCCGGCGACGCCGAAATCTACGGCGCCGGGCTGATCCCCCTGCTGCGCGAGAAAGTCGCCGCCGAGAGCCCCCGGGCCCTCAGCGCCTGA
- a CDS encoding LysR substrate-binding domain-containing protein — MRFLNLDMDILRTLVIATDLGGFVHGAARLGRSQSAVSLQMKKLEEQVGQSLFRKNGRTVALTEAGTILLHYARRLLELNDEAIYAVRGSAIEGAVRLGVPPDFAEKWLPAVLLRFNRAHPNIHVQLQVGRTRDLLEELATGALDLAIAFGPTTDERVSLRARLPLVWLGSRTLEADARTAGGVRLALLDPPCMFREASIETLGRARQPWKLTASSPSLSGLWAMVEAGLGVTVRTALGLPEGVKVLDGRFGLPGLSTIGLSLCTMAETLSPAASRLETILTETLKSDLPAGSVVSGPRAAAAAEDTLKIQI, encoded by the coding sequence ATGCGCTTCCTGAACCTGGACATGGATATCCTGCGCACCCTGGTGATCGCGACCGATCTCGGCGGTTTCGTCCATGGCGCCGCGCGTCTCGGCCGGTCGCAGTCGGCGGTCAGCCTCCAGATGAAGAAACTGGAGGAACAGGTGGGGCAAAGCCTGTTTCGCAAGAACGGCCGCACCGTCGCCCTGACCGAGGCGGGAACGATCCTGCTGCATTACGCGCGCCGGCTGCTGGAATTGAACGACGAGGCGATATATGCCGTTCGCGGCTCGGCGATCGAAGGCGCGGTCCGCCTGGGCGTGCCGCCCGATTTCGCCGAGAAATGGCTCCCGGCCGTGCTGCTCCGCTTCAATCGGGCGCATCCCAACATCCATGTCCAATTGCAGGTGGGCCGGACCCGCGACCTTCTCGAGGAACTGGCGACCGGGGCCCTGGATCTCGCCATCGCCTTCGGCCCGACCACGGACGAGCGGGTATCGCTGCGCGCCCGCCTGCCCCTGGTCTGGCTCGGCAGCCGGACGCTGGAGGCCGACGCCCGGACCGCGGGCGGCGTCCGCCTCGCCCTGCTCGATCCGCCCTGCATGTTCCGCGAGGCCAGCATCGAAACCCTGGGCCGGGCCCGCCAGCCCTGGAAGCTGACCGCCAGCAGCCCCAGCCTGTCCGGCCTCTGGGCCATGGTCGAGGCCGGGCTCGGGGTGACGGTGCGAACCGCCCTCGGCCTGCCCGAGGGCGTGAAGGTGCTCGACGGGCGCTTCGGACTGCCCGGGCTTTCGACCATCGGCCTTTCCCTTTGCACCATGGCGGAAACGCTCAGCCCCGCCGCCTCGCGCCTCGAAACCATCCTGACCGAGACCCTGAAAAGCGACCTGCCCGCCGGCTCCGTCGTCTCGGGCCCGCGGGCGGCAGCGGCGGCAGAGGACACTTTGAAAATTCAAATTTGA
- a CDS encoding ABC transporter permease, with the protein MTDAAAGTPAARRAVVPPRVVGAALRRLRDLAVLLAALSLLLFVLLRIAGDPAAVLGGQEATAEQLAGLRASLGLDEPVWLQYLNYLGQLARFDFGHSLTGGQEALGLVLAHLPVTVSLVLVAMALSAALAIAIGAWLGLHPERPSRRLAAGLLFLLQGTPGFVTGLLLIRLLSVDLGWLPSVGYGGPANLVLPVLTLAGFLVPKLARVVAVNVGEAVAEDYVRTARANGAGTLRILWSHVLPNALLSTAALVGTMLASLLAGTVVTETLFARPGIGWLLLKSTETLDFPVLQTLALVTAVLVFMVNAATDLLFVLLDPRLRQQR; encoded by the coding sequence GTGACCGACGCCGCCGCCGGTACCCCGGCCGCCCGCCGCGCCGTCGTGCCGCCCCGTGTCGTCGGGGCGGCGCTGCGGCGGCTGCGCGACCTGGCCGTGCTGCTGGCGGCGCTGTCGCTGCTGCTGTTCGTCCTGCTGCGCATCGCGGGCGACCCGGCGGCGGTCCTGGGCGGGCAGGAGGCGACGGCGGAACAACTGGCCGGCCTCCGCGCCAGCCTCGGCCTCGACGAGCCGGTCTGGCTTCAGTACCTCAATTACCTGGGCCAGCTTGCCCGTTTCGATTTCGGCCATTCGCTGACCGGCGGGCAGGAGGCGCTCGGCCTCGTGCTCGCCCATCTGCCGGTCACGGTCAGCCTCGTCCTCGTCGCCATGGCGCTGTCGGCGGCGCTCGCCATCGCCATCGGCGCCTGGCTCGGCCTGCATCCGGAACGGCCGTCGCGGCGCCTTGCCGCCGGCCTGCTGTTCCTGTTGCAGGGAACGCCCGGCTTCGTCACCGGCCTGCTGCTCATCCGCCTGCTGTCGGTCGATCTCGGCTGGCTGCCCTCGGTCGGCTATGGCGGGCCGGCGAACCTCGTGCTGCCCGTGCTCACTCTCGCCGGCTTCCTGGTGCCGAAACTCGCCCGGGTGGTCGCGGTTAATGTCGGCGAGGCCGTCGCCGAGGATTATGTGCGCACGGCACGGGCGAACGGCGCCGGCACCTTGCGCATCCTGTGGTCCCATGTCCTGCCCAATGCGCTGCTCTCGACCGCCGCCCTGGTCGGCACCATGCTGGCCAGCCTGCTGGCGGGCACTGTGGTCACCGAGACGCTGTTCGCCCGGCCGGGCATCGGCTGGCTGCTGCTGAAATCGACCGAGACGCTGGATTTCCCCGTGCTCCAGACCCTGGCGCTGGTGACCGCGGTCCTGGTCTTTATGGTCAATGCGGCGACGGACCTGCTGTTCGTCCTGCTCGATCCCCGCCTCCGGCAGCAGCGGTGA
- a CDS encoding TonB-dependent receptor translates to MAKTANGAHSPHAVIGSAETITASRLCCRPSGLAMAVWLGAAFLAAGAQAEEAGQERATATAEVGDVLVTAQRYNQDLQSTPVSVSAIGWVALEERQVTTLKGLGAQVPGLVVESVTALQNAPRIFLRGVGQDSATFNVDPAVGTYVDFVYYPRLYGAVFDFADVERVEVLRGPQGTLYGRNTSGGAINVVTKRPSQVPTGSIEVSYGSYNQFDINGFISAPIVPNKLAASLAVIHRQRDGITFASNQNTWVNDRNYTAERLKLLFTPTDDLEFELSADNVNDDSGPFYPAGVPTATGVVGDIFATGSTLPSDSNSDTWGISLTGRYKLQDWTLSSISAYRNLDYGTIIANHAVANFALTSGIYVDNYSLSQEFNATYQGKDFTAVGGLFYFQEHTDFEVPVGSNPKEHSIQDTYNYAAYGQVTYHLTDRLGLIGGLRYTRDTKDLWNYYYEPTPAVPVRYPLEGSRTWDGLTPKLGIEFQATPEFFTYATFTSGFKAGGWNRIGPTVNSGQLIYSLFDFDPENVNAYEIGGKYQSPDKRFVLNVAGYVNDVTDLHVTQQIQGTTVGRTTNASAARILGLELETSFKITPELLVYGNLAVTDAEYTETFLCANPAGAYEDCSDKDLKSVSPLKALVGFTYQPPLDIPGSIKLGASLSHTAKYYNDAYNREVGATDAYQLLNASITYLSEDGHWTATLEGKNLTDEHYYGTTLIFGATTLVYPNDPLTVTARLGYAF, encoded by the coding sequence ATGGCCAAGACTGCGAATGGCGCCCACAGCCCCCATGCCGTCATCGGCAGCGCCGAAACGATCACGGCATCGCGCCTGTGCTGCCGCCCGAGCGGCCTCGCCATGGCGGTCTGGCTCGGCGCCGCGTTCCTCGCCGCCGGTGCGCAGGCCGAGGAAGCGGGGCAGGAACGCGCCACCGCGACCGCCGAGGTCGGCGATGTCCTGGTGACCGCGCAGCGTTACAACCAGGATCTCCAGTCGACGCCGGTTTCGGTCTCGGCGATCGGCTGGGTGGCGCTCGAGGAGCGGCAGGTCACCACCCTGAAGGGCCTGGGGGCCCAGGTGCCGGGCCTCGTCGTCGAAAGCGTGACCGCGCTCCAGAACGCGCCCCGCATCTTCCTGCGCGGCGTCGGCCAGGACAGTGCGACCTTCAACGTCGATCCCGCCGTCGGCACCTATGTCGACTTCGTCTATTACCCCCGCCTCTATGGCGCGGTCTTCGACTTCGCCGACGTCGAGCGGGTCGAGGTCCTGCGCGGGCCGCAAGGCACGCTCTATGGCCGCAACACCTCGGGCGGCGCCATCAACGTCGTGACCAAGCGCCCGTCGCAGGTCCCGACCGGCTCGATCGAAGTGTCCTACGGCAGCTACAACCAGTTCGACATCAACGGCTTCATTTCCGCCCCCATCGTGCCGAACAAGCTGGCGGCTTCGCTCGCCGTCATCCATCGCCAGCGCGACGGCATCACCTTCGCCAGCAACCAGAACACCTGGGTCAACGACCGCAACTATACGGCCGAGCGCCTGAAGCTGCTGTTCACGCCGACCGACGACCTGGAATTCGAACTGTCGGCCGACAATGTGAACGACGACAGCGGCCCCTTCTACCCGGCCGGCGTGCCCACGGCGACCGGTGTCGTCGGCGATATCTTCGCGACCGGCTCGACCCTGCCGAGCGATTCCAACTCCGACACCTGGGGCATCTCGCTCACCGGCCGCTACAAGTTGCAGGACTGGACCCTGTCCTCCATCTCGGCCTATCGCAACCTCGATTACGGCACCATCATCGCCAATCACGCGGTGGCCAATTTCGCGCTGACCAGCGGCATCTATGTCGACAACTACAGCCTCAGCCAGGAATTCAACGCCACCTACCAGGGCAAGGATTTCACCGCCGTCGGCGGCCTGTTCTACTTCCAGGAGCACACGGATTTCGAGGTCCCGGTCGGTTCCAACCCGAAAGAGCACTCGATCCAGGACACCTATAATTACGCCGCCTACGGCCAGGTCACCTATCACCTGACCGACCGCCTGGGCCTGATCGGCGGCCTGCGCTATACCCGCGACACCAAGGATCTGTGGAATTACTACTACGAGCCGACCCCGGCGGTGCCCGTGCGCTACCCGCTGGAGGGCAGCCGGACCTGGGACGGACTGACGCCGAAGCTCGGGATCGAATTCCAGGCCACGCCCGAATTCTTCACCTATGCGACCTTCACCAGCGGCTTCAAGGCCGGCGGCTGGAACCGCATCGGCCCCACGGTCAACAGCGGCCAGCTGATCTATTCGCTGTTCGACTTCGACCCCGAGAATGTCAACGCCTATGAAATCGGCGGCAAATACCAGTCGCCCGACAAGCGCTTCGTGCTCAACGTCGCCGGCTATGTGAACGACGTCACCGACCTTCATGTCACCCAGCAGATCCAGGGGACCACGGTCGGGCGCACGACCAATGCCAGCGCCGCCCGCATTCTGGGCCTCGAGCTCGAGACGTCGTTCAAGATCACGCCGGAACTGCTGGTCTACGGCAATCTCGCGGTTACCGATGCCGAGTATACGGAGACCTTCCTCTGCGCCAATCCCGCCGGCGCCTATGAGGATTGCTCCGACAAGGACCTGAAGAGCGTGTCGCCGCTGAAGGCCCTGGTCGGCTTCACCTACCAGCCGCCGCTCGACATTCCGGGCAGCATCAAGCTGGGCGCGAGCCTCAGCCATACCGCCAAATATTATAACGACGCCTACAACCGGGAGGTCGGGGCGACGGACGCCTACCAGCTGCTGAACGCCTCCATCACCTACCTGAGCGAGGACGGCCACTGGACCGCCACCCTCGAAGGCAAGAACCTGACCGACGAGCATTACTACGGCACGACCCTGATCTTCGGTGCGACCACCCTCGTCTATCCGAACGATCCGCTGACCGTGACCGCGCGTCTCGGCTACGCGTTCTAA
- a CDS encoding amidohydrolase family protein, whose translation MTTTTSLADYRRKKVSRSAQIRARLPYPVIDSDLHTTEFQPLLDDYVDKFGGAKAVDKFRAFVGKGYAFGKYDWYGLSPEERNHYRSVRPAWWSIPSKNTIDYATVSLPQLLHERLQDNGTDYAVLYPNIATFAVLVRDDDLRQPLIRAINTYHADVYRPYADRLTPVAAIPLHNPQEGIEELEHAVKVLKLKTALIPGGLKRPIEAVAERYPGRHHPDVAQYATYLDFFGIDSPHDYDPFWAKVIELKVPLTTHTGAMGWSARSSTSNYMFNHIGHFAAASHAFAKSIFLGGVTRRFPGLRFGFLEGGAGWGAQLYADLVGHWEKRGRPQVQNYDPKALDRDLLLKLYREHGQDLFAGGNPDDETLLKAALGGVLGAFSKDEAAETIDEFPGITSIEDIRDRFVPNFYFGSEADDPTVAHAFNTRVNPLGARLNAFWASDFGHWDVPDGTEVLAETWSLVERGAITEDEFRDIVFANPYRFYTEADPDFFRGTAIDGAGAKAKVAP comes from the coding sequence GTGACGACCACGACCTCGCTCGCCGACTATCGCAGGAAGAAGGTCTCGCGTTCGGCGCAGATCAGGGCCCGGCTGCCCTATCCGGTGATCGATTCCGATCTTCACACTACCGAGTTCCAGCCCCTGCTGGACGATTACGTGGACAAGTTCGGCGGCGCCAAGGCGGTCGACAAGTTCCGCGCCTTCGTCGGCAAGGGCTATGCCTTCGGCAAATACGACTGGTACGGCCTCAGCCCGGAAGAGCGTAACCACTACCGTTCGGTCCGGCCGGCGTGGTGGTCGATCCCCTCGAAGAACACGATCGATTACGCCACCGTCTCGCTGCCGCAATTGCTGCACGAGCGCCTCCAGGACAACGGCACCGATTATGCCGTGCTCTATCCCAATATCGCGACCTTCGCCGTGCTCGTCCGCGACGACGACCTGCGCCAGCCCCTGATCCGCGCGATCAACACCTATCACGCCGATGTCTATCGCCCCTATGCCGACCGCCTGACCCCCGTCGCCGCCATCCCCCTGCACAATCCGCAGGAAGGGATCGAGGAGCTGGAGCACGCGGTGAAGGTGCTGAAGCTGAAGACCGCCCTGATCCCCGGCGGGCTGAAGCGCCCGATCGAGGCGGTGGCCGAGCGCTATCCGGGCCGGCACCACCCGGATGTCGCCCAATATGCGACCTATCTCGATTTCTTCGGCATCGACAGTCCCCATGACTACGATCCCTTCTGGGCCAAGGTGATCGAACTCAAGGTGCCGCTGACCACCCATACCGGCGCCATGGGCTGGAGCGCGCGCAGTTCCACCTCGAACTATATGTTCAACCACATCGGCCATTTCGCCGCCGCCTCCCATGCCTTCGCCAAGTCGATCTTTCTCGGCGGCGTCACCCGGCGCTTCCCCGGGCTTCGCTTCGGCTTCCTCGAAGGCGGGGCCGGCTGGGGCGCCCAGCTTTATGCCGATCTCGTCGGCCATTGGGAAAAGCGCGGCCGGCCGCAGGTCCAGAACTACGATCCCAAGGCGCTCGACCGGGACCTGCTGCTGAAACTCTACCGCGAGCATGGCCAGGATCTCTTCGCCGGCGGCAACCCGGATGACGAGACCCTGCTGAAGGCGGCCCTCGGCGGCGTTCTCGGCGCCTTCAGCAAGGACGAGGCGGCGGAGACGATCGACGAATTCCCCGGCATCACCTCGATCGAGGATATCCGCGACCGCTTCGTGCCCAATTTCTACTTCGGCTCGGAGGCGGACGACCCGACCGTGGCCCATGCCTTCAACACCAGGGTGAACCCGCTCGGCGCCCGGCTGAACGCCTTCTGGGCCTCCGACTTCGGCCATTGGGACGTGCCCGACGGCACCGAGGTCCTGGCCGAGACCTGGAGCCTGGTCGAGCGCGGCGCGATCACCGAGGACGAATTCCGCGACATCGTCTTCGCCAACCCGTACCGCTTCTATACCGAGGCCGACCCCGACTTCTTCCGGGGCACCGCGATCGACGGCGCCGGGGCAAAGGCCAAGGTGGCACCGTGA
- a CDS encoding ABC transporter substrate-binding protein codes for MRALLFRLCAAAAITIAAALPARAETPTGTLTVGVYAFNAARGNPFQTIGTPGLYLWSAVLDALTEIGPGGAPVPALALSWQQVEPTRWRFHLRPGIAFANGETFDAAAVVHTIDILRDDRHRHTQAGALVRTVTSAAATDPLTVEITTKSPNAALPAELAGVFIVPPRAWAEIGEEAFAGAALGTGPFRFDHSEPSRIELVANPASWRKPRLERITFLELPEEAARVSALLSGAIDLAIQVSAETRDQLLAGGAGVVSWPAPLVITFGLSTEAPGSPFRDRRVRQAVNYAVDKQAIVEQILGGETTAASQPASPVAIGFDPTIEPYPYDPDKAKALLAEAGYPDGFPAVIDIAVNAIPGDAVIYGAAAQDLARIGIQVELRALPVAAWVKKFAGGDFSGPIFGLGLSSLPRSDAMNALRAITCGRAPLPVFTCIPEIEPLIAAVDAEPDPERRVALMRQVMRRTHDEATSLFLVNSVDFAGVAARVKDFAPGSRFIHWEKISAGETP; via the coding sequence GTGCGGGCCCTGCTGTTCAGGCTATGCGCTGCGGCGGCGATCACCATCGCCGCCGCCCTGCCCGCGCGGGCCGAGACGCCGACCGGAACCCTGACGGTCGGCGTCTACGCCTTCAACGCCGCCCGCGGCAATCCCTTCCAGACCATCGGCACCCCCGGGCTCTACCTGTGGTCCGCCGTCCTCGACGCCTTGACCGAGATCGGCCCCGGCGGCGCGCCGGTGCCCGCCCTCGCCCTGTCGTGGCAGCAGGTGGAGCCGACACGCTGGCGGTTCCACCTCCGCCCCGGCATCGCCTTCGCGAATGGCGAGACCTTCGATGCGGCGGCGGTCGTCCACACCATCGACATTCTCCGCGACGACCGGCACCGCCATACCCAGGCCGGCGCCCTGGTGCGCACCGTCACCTCGGCGGCGGCCACCGATCCCCTGACGGTCGAGATCACGACCAAGAGCCCCAATGCGGCGCTGCCGGCGGAACTGGCCGGCGTCTTCATCGTGCCGCCCCGGGCCTGGGCCGAGATCGGCGAGGAAGCCTTCGCCGGCGCCGCGCTGGGCACCGGCCCCTTCCGCTTCGACCATTCCGAACCCTCGCGGATCGAGCTGGTCGCCAATCCCGCCTCGTGGCGGAAGCCCCGGCTCGAACGCATCACCTTCCTCGAACTGCCGGAAGAGGCGGCGCGGGTCAGCGCCCTGCTGTCCGGCGCCATCGACCTCGCGATCCAGGTCTCGGCCGAGACCCGCGACCAGTTGCTGGCGGGCGGCGCCGGCGTCGTCAGCTGGCCCGCGCCCCTGGTCATCACCTTCGGCCTGTCGACCGAGGCGCCGGGCAGCCCCTTCCGCGACCGGCGCGTCCGCCAGGCGGTCAATTACGCGGTCGACAAGCAGGCGATCGTCGAGCAGATCCTGGGCGGCGAGACCACCGCCGCCAGCCAGCCGGCCTCGCCCGTTGCCATCGGCTTCGACCCGACCATCGAACCCTATCCCTACGACCCGGACAAGGCGAAGGCCCTGCTGGCCGAGGCCGGCTATCCGGACGGTTTCCCGGCGGTGATCGACATCGCGGTCAACGCCATTCCGGGCGATGCCGTGATCTATGGCGCGGCGGCGCAGGACCTTGCCCGCATCGGCATCCAGGTGGAACTGCGCGCCCTGCCGGTCGCCGCCTGGGTGAAGAAATTCGCCGGGGGCGATTTCTCGGGCCCGATCTTCGGCCTCGGCCTGTCGTCCCTGCCGCGCAGCGATGCGATGAACGCCCTGCGGGCCATCACCTGCGGCCGCGCTCCCCTGCCGGTCTTCACCTGCATTCCCGAGATCGAGCCCCTGATCGCCGCCGTCGATGCCGAGCCCGACCCGGAACGCCGCGTCGCCCTGATGCGGCAGGTGATGCGCCGGACCCATGACGAGGCGACCTCGCTCTTTCTCGTCAACAGCGTCGATTTCGCCGGCGTCGCCGCCCGGGTGAAGGACTTCGCCCCCGGCAGCCGCTTCATCCACTGGGAAAAGATTTCAGCAGGAGAAACACCGTGA